tcaaatcgattgcaccattacgtaggtgtgcgattccccccgcccaccgaattgattgacagctgcgcgcattaacatgttccggtagtcacgtgtttatgtcaacaagaccaggcagacatacgcaaagcaaccgggaataaaaggtctgttctgttcgctaggatcagcaatcgtcatcaaatgtgattaagagtaagtttaacatgtttaaagtgttttaaaacagagtatgtgtgtaattaattacagcattttacttcagctttacttcatcagcacagccgcgtgtcagaacaattataaaagaagacgcttcaatcccggtttgtggaagttaaatcaggtttattttgtacattagcataacagatatccacacttgaggttagccttaactaagctaagtgcgctctgtctgtctgcctgcctgtctgcgtgtgtatctgtgtgtgtgtgtgcgcgcgcgcgttaactttgtaacgatattgtgtgtgactcatcaaggcaacttcacaatactgattagtaaaggttagttcttactgtagtttctcacaaacgctacgcgagaccttcttcctttaagtctgtctgttgtctgacacaGCTGAGGGAGGAGTCATGTAGAAACAGTGGGGGGGCAGAACTtggcttaaaggcacagtacgacaaaaccaccccccgctggaaatcagtataaaacaccatcttgtaaaaggtataatggaaaatctgatgggtattttgatctgaaactttatatacaaattctagagacgcaaaagacttatattaaatctgaaaaaaggggtaacctaggtgccctttaagacttaatgaaaactaatgttttatttttttttactattttagaaataattgAAGAGAACGAGGGGAGTAAacaggaggaacatcatgtcaaaattgaggaaaaaacttttttacagactgatgacaagaatcgtttcacctgcactcagtgtggaaagagttttggaagaaaagacattcttaagattcacatgagaaTCCACAATGGAGAGAAGccattcacatgcacccagtgtggaaagagtttcagcttATCGTGGTCCtgtaatctacacatgaggatccactctggagagaaaccattcacatgcacccagtgtgggaagagtttcagcttaTCGTGGTCccgtaatctacacatgaggatccactctggagagaaaccattcacatgcactcagtgttggAAGAGTTTCAGCAGCTCATCACACTTTAATTACCACATGagggtccacactggagagaaaccattcacatgcactcagtgtgggaagagtttcagctgctcatcatccctttataaacacatgaggatccacactggagaaaaaccattcacatgcactcagtgtgggaagagtttcagccaatcatcacaccttaatcaccacatgaggatccacactggagagaaaccattcacatgcactcagtgtgggaagagtttcagccgctcatcacaccttaatcaacacatgaggatccacactggaaagaaaccattcacatgcacttaaGCCGCAGTCATACTGGACTTTTCTACCCATACACTTccttgcgtgtattccagcatgtagactgtctgtctgtacctgggagtattTCATGTTGTCTCTGAGTGTACTGCATTTATTCATGAGACTTttttcaaaccaatcagtgcgctctattgtgtatttggggcaacttcattaatatgtatGATAGCTTTAAAGACTGTTTTACCTGATagagtgttcagacggcagagagacgactagttgggttgccaaaacaagtgggagaaGAGGAATTGTTTAAAGTCAGTACGTTAATATcaatacaatattatggactgaaggatctgctgtaaatgctgctctcttgagtgtaaacatgtaaacgcgttttttgacaggatagtctacacgcGCACATGGCTTTCTGACATACCGAGTGCATCTCAGTTATCgagaaatgcagttttttttctcttatacaatgtgcgatatcaaacattccactgtcattaaacagtcagttactgatgtccatgtaaacagtcactgtctttctcccctgcgtctgtgtgtttgttgtgcCTCTGTGAAAATTTTGTAGAAATGTGTTGCGCTCCTTGCGTTTACTGTAAACAATGATGGCAactgagagaagaacagtttcataaacatctggcaaacagcatCTCTGCTGCTTAAAATCTTTTTGCAAGCGATTGTACAGGTGTGGATATATCTGTACTCTACTCTttagtgtattcatgtagctagtgttgttttcgATGATGTTCTTtgtctgactccctgaatgagaaacaaataatgtatttattagtaaagtttctttacttttagaTTCAAAATTCTTTCTAGTTTACTACATTTACTGTTTTGAGTagaatacaaacttgatgaatatttGATGATTTTGGCAGAgcaacaagtttttattttttttcaatattaatacactgtgatgatcccaagactccagattggaatatgtggtaaatcctgattagatgcctgcattactcatcaatgggtatataaaagttgttgtgctagctacccCTGGACGCTGTGGTTACTCGGGAGTGctcatgtcaagacctgccatctcattgactctttaactttatggttttgttttgcattacttatatcatgtagttaaagtgttgttgtgattatatcctaagttctttatcttcattattatgcctagacatttgttggttgctttgattgattgttctgagttacattttataataaataatttgcattcaggctattttgttgTCTCATCTCACTTTTATAGTGCAACTCAAACAAGCGGGTCATAACATTTTGCAAAATGTTTCCGGTTGTtaccaagatcttgtcctttcagtcataaCCATAGATGTGAGTAGGAACCTAGATTGAGTGGTAAATTAAGAACATTGCCTTTCATCTCAACTActttaccacaacagacaatCACATCAAATGCATTACTGCAACTGCTGCACTGATCCATTTTTTAATCTCACATTCCATTtttcatgaagaaaaaaaaaaaaaaacgcagataCTTGTACTCCATTTGGGGTAAAGACTCTCCAAACTGGAGATGGCAACCTTTTTACCAGCCAAGCACCATGGTTTCTGACTCAGAGGTGCTGTTTatttccctgccatgtcacactcagcagcaaaccgtcCCACTGCATGCTGAAAGTCTATGTCCTATGAAGCCAAAAAAACAACGTTATCTGCCAATGGCAGAGACAGTCCTAGCCTGCACCTAAAATTCTGGcagtaaaattattataatttttttaggtCAGcctcaaaaataacacatttaataaacaaaatgaataaatagatggatggatagacaatgtAAGTAAGGGAAGTAGGATGGCTTGTTCAACCATATAAGGAGAAGCACTTTGGCAATGAGACCAGCAGCGTGTAAGTACATTTAGACTTGatttcagttgtttgtgtgtaGTGCTAGAAAGATTACTCAAAGTTTCCTTGGTTACTGTAAGAGCTTGTGTGTGGATCACGGTCGGTTTTGCACCCCTCGCCTCAGTTTCTGTTGTTGTATTGTGGGAACTCTTGAGGCATGTCAAGCTGAATTCTATCAGCAAGCGCTCAGGGGTGTATATAAGCAGCTAGTCTCACTGCGTGTGAAaaccgacgagtgtaaagaccattgACTCTACCTGTgtgactccaccgagcaaagacaccgacaaagcacctgagttctttatttatttattttacttaatctttgcacttattattgttttcattgcacttttattatgtgttaactaattcctgttgttactaacactcgcaaagcaCGGGAGGAAGGCTGCAGGCATAATTATCACAACCTTCGTTTAATacatgtatctgctatttcacaactctctctctccgtgggcctctgaaATTGTCAATCTGCTGTTcacaaggcagattttattacctccatagctacacattctgactataatctcatggctctaactgagacctggttgagaccggaggacactgcttcacatgctactctttctgctaatttctctttctcccacactcctcgtcagacagggagagggggtggaactggactactgatttccaaagaatggaaatttactcagaGATAGTCACTGGCAaagatcagctcctttgaattccatgcagccACCATTATCCActccttctacataaatgtggttgtcatctaccgcccaccaggtacattaggtcacttcttagatgaactggatgttcttctctcatctttttctgtttatgacactcccttgttggtgctaggtgacttcaacatccaCATTGAAAAACCTCAAGCTACTGACttccagactctgcttgcctcttttgacctcaaAAGAGCACCAACTTCTGCTACTGATCTTATTTACACTCGACattgcttcactgatcaaacactagtaactccactacacacATCAGAATATTTCCTTTTGTCTCTTAACATCCACAGGACTCCTGAGCCACCACACACTCCAAAACAAGttgcctttcgcagaaacctacgctctctctcacccaatagactatccaccattgtttcagactctcttcctccatcttacaAATTCTCTGCACTTGATTTCTGACTATCTGCTGcttctgatgccatgtgaaaacttcAGATTTTAGTGGCTTGTTTTTCTAGGGGTATGATTCACGCTTTTGGtgcgagaggtcctgggttcaaaatTATGGCTTTTATAAAAAGGTGTTTCAAAgatttccagtttgtcagcagatagtgtcaccACATAAAAAAATTCTTGCAAAGTGGCTTGCTGGTCTTGGAGTAtaattctcgttcatgccatgacaaatcccaggttcaaatttcggttgagcccttacagttgtctgctgttttgtaagggcgttgtggcttacacagaggcctttttctgagaatgccagtttgtcggcagatagtgtcgccatataaagttgctgttttgcagtggcttgttggtctaggggtatgattctcgcttagggtgcccttgatttgTTAGAGAAaaatttctgactatctgatacTTCTGACGCCATGTAAAATGTGAAcactttagtggctcgttggactagggcaggggtgtccaaactcggtcctcgagggccggtgtccggcatattttagtttcaacaccaattaaacacacctaaaccagctaatcaagctcttctaAATATACTAGAAAGCTCCATGGAGTtgaagtgtgttgaaggaagttgaagctaaactatgcaggacaccggccctccaggactgagtttggacacccccggGTATGATTCTCATTTCGTGTGCGAGAGGTCCGGGGTTTTAAATCCCAGACAagcccttgcaggtgtcctgcgttttacagggcattatgtctttcataaaaacgtctttcgactttccagtttgtcagcaggggtccgttctttgtatgtggattactcagttagctgtaTTTAGATATTAACGATttaacacgatccaggatcgtttcgttcttcaaagttgatctgagagttgttgtcatagcaacagttctgctaggtcaaacctgatcggaagcaggttaaattcatataaacaggattagattagctcagttcaagcaaagataatacagaaagtaattACCGAATtctaatattttcttacagtagtagttatatatacttgggaaaatggtaaatatttttaactatgtatatatatatatatatatatatatatatatatatatatatatatatatatatatatatatagttactaatacaataaatgaagttatacatattaataaaacttatgcaatctacaccctcgaaataaaagtacaaagactgccacctggtggtgcaaagagaaaatgtattgacataaactttttaaattactttagtacaacttgtgtataatagaaatgcacaatatgtgactttttttttaaaagcaataatacatttatgcagtcataaacatgttttgatagttaatatgccagtgatttgatgcttcacaaaagttgcagatgccttatcaatattaaaatgcttttgtaaacaaccagtttttctttacaccgattaaaaaaccggctactataataaagaaaatcttctctaaatgtagaactaaatacactgatatgcattaaaatacatgatgaatactcttgacacataaaagtgtaaagcctgcagctcacaacaaatgtggaaggttattgcgtttcaaatttaacaaaccgtttactgctagtttgatgtaattttgctcacatggataattgaatattaatcagatgatgtcaatACGCTgatgtgccatca
The Danio rerio strain Tuebingen ecotype United States chromosome 4, GRCz12tu, whole genome shotgun sequence genome window above contains:
- the LOC137490997 gene encoding uncharacterized protein — its product is MAFNKEESEDVKIEETFTVKQEDLQEQTEIIEENEGSKQEEHHVKIEEKTFLQTDDKNRFTCTQCGKSFGRKDILKIHMRIHNGEKPFTCTQCGKSFSLSWSCNLHMRIHSGEKPFTCTQCGKSFSLSWSRNLHMRIHSGEKPFTCTQCWKSFSSSSHFNYHMRVHTGEKPFTCTQCGKSFSCSSSLYKHMRIHTGEKPFTCTQCGKSFSQSSHLNHHMRIHTGEKPFTCTQCGKSFSRSSHLNQHMRIHTGKKPFTCT